Below is a window of Methanocaldococcus jannaschii DSM 2661 DNA.
CAATATAATTGGATTATTTGCATGTGGAGAGGTTACAGGGGGAGTTCATGGAGCTAATAGATTAGGAGGGAACGCTTTAGCAGATACCCAGGTCTTTGGAGCTATTGCTGGAAAATCTGCCAAAGAGTTTGTTGAAAATCATGATTTTAATAATATTGATGCTGAAGAAGATGTTGCCAAAATATTGGAGGAGATAAATAGCTTGAAAGGAGATTTAAACGTCTATAATTTAATTGAAGATTTGAGAAAGGTTATGTGGGATTATGTATCCATTATTAGAAATGAGGATGGATTAAAAAAAGCCTTAGAAAAAATTGATGAAATTGAGAGAAATATAGATAATGTCAAAGTTAATGGAATTATTGACTTGCAGAACTACTTTGAATTGAAAAACATGGTTGTTGTTGCTAAGTTGGTTACAAAATCTGCTTTATATAGAAAGGAGAGTAGAGGAGCACATTATAGGGAAGACTTTCCAGAAACAAAGGAAGAGTGGAGAGGAAATATTATTATAAAAGGAAAAAAGATGTGGTTTGAAAAGTTGGATTATAGTGTCTTTCAAAACTTCTTGGAATAACTGAGGTATAAATGAACGCCTTCCGAAGGAAGGGCGTTCAAACCTTCCTTAGTAAATTTTTATTAATTTTGAAAGACACTACGATGTTGATGAATATCTAAAAAATCTTTAAAATAATGGTTTGGCTCAGCTGCGGGAGTAGTCATCACAGAATCAGATAGCGAAATTGTCATCATCGCCAAATATTTTTATAAATCCCCTATCATTCCCTTAACAATTATTTCAGTTGCCTCATCCTCATCCAATCCCTTAGCCATCAACGTCTCTAACTGCTTTTTATCAACACTTCCAATTGCCGCCTCATGGGTTATTCTTGCTTTATCATCTCTAACAACAACTATTGGGATTGATTCAACCTCAGCATTTCCTTTAACTATTTCAGCACAATCAATATGTCCTTTGCTGTATGGAGCGTTTCCTTCAATCTTTAACTTTAGGGATATTTTTGAGTTATCCATCGCCGCTCCTCTACTCTTTATAATGCATTTAGCATTTTCTCCATTCAACTTAACAACTTCATTAACCTTAACAACATCCTCCTTTATAGCGTATGTTCTTGTGGTTATATCAATTATTGCATCTTTTTTGGCAATAATCTCCTGTTCTATATCCAAAGTCCCTATCCTTCCCTTAGTTAATGTGAAGTTTGATATATAGATGCCACCTTCATCAATCTCAACTTTTACAGTTGGCTTAACTAAAATATCTCCATCCATTCCATGGTAGTGGAATTCATTATAGGAGAACTTTGCATTCTTACCAATCTTTATAATGCCGTTCATAATATGCTTAATTCCTTTACCTTTTGGAAATGAGCAGTGAGACATTAGAGAGATTGAGCTATCCTCCTCTAAGATGATTTCAACATCTATGATTTGAGATATATTTTCCTCAGTGATTCCAAAGCACATGTGAATTGGGTATTTAAATTTATAGCCTTTTTTAACAATAATCTTTGCCTTTATCTTTCCATCCTCTTCCTTCCCTTCTAATATTATTCCTTCATCTCCTTGAACATCAATAATCCTACTCTCTTTAACAATGATTCTTGGTCCTTTACCATGAACAATCTCTTCAGGTTTTTCAGACGTATATTTAATTGCTTCAATTATTTCCATTAATTCCTCTTTGATGCTCATTTCTCTCCCTCTGGGATTTTAATTTTATTCCCTCTCCTCTGGGACTTTTTTGTAGCATTTTCCTCAGCATAGGAGAAACTCCTATTGCGATACCTATAACACCTCCTCGCTTCGCTCGGAGGTGTAAATTATTTTGTAGGACTATTTTCCATCTGGCACTTTCTTATAGCATTTTCCACACTCTTTTTTATAAAACTCTCCAACTTCCTTTGGGTCTCCACTCTTTATAACCTCTCCAGCACAGATTAAAGAGACTCTATCGGCATGTTCAGCTAACTCCTCTCTGTGTGTAATAACTAATAAAGAACATCCTTTATCCTTTAAATAGTCAAAAACTCTCTTAATCTCATCAAATGATACAATATCTATCCCACTATCTGGCTCATCTAAGATAGCCAAATCCGGCTCCATACAGATAATTGAAGCTAACTCTATCCTCTTTCGCTCTCCTCCACTTAGTGTTTCATCCACATATCTATCTAAATATTTGTCTGGGTCTAAATTTACCAATTTTAAAGCTTCCCTAATTTTTTCCTCTGCTATTTCTTTATCTTTCTTATACTTTTCATTCATTCCAAGCATTAAGTAGTTTTTAACTTTAATCCCCTCAAATCTTGCAGGTTCCTGCCAAGCTAAAGTCATTCCCATCCTCGCCCTTTCAGTAATATTTTTATCAATTATATCAACACCTTTAAATATAATCCTTCCCTTAGTTGGTTTATATCCGGAAATTCCCATTATTGTATAAGCTAAGGTTGATTTTCCCGCTCCATTCGGCCCTATAATTGCATGAATCTCATTTTCCTCTACAGTTAAATTTACACCTTTTAAAATCTCTCTGTTCCCTCTATAAACATGTAAATCCTCTACTTTTAATAACATGATACTCACCAAAAATTATAAATAGGTCTTTTGTGAATGTTCATTAAAAGCGGATATATTTTTAATAGCTCATACAATAAAAAGATTACCATATCGATAAAATAAAAATAACAAAAACATGCCAGGTCTCTTCAGACCCATAGGGAAACCCCTATTGAGATACCCGAGTGGGGCTTCACTACGTTCAGCCCCACTGTAGTCTAGTATCCCAATAGGGCGAAGCCCTATGGAAATAAAAAACATGCCAGGTCTCTTTGGACTGGCGACCATCGGGTGATAGAATGGCAAGAATGCACGCAAGAAAAAGAGGTCGCTCCGGTTCAAAGAGACCCGTCAGGAAGGAAGTTCCTGAATGGGTCCAATACACACCGGAGCAAGTAGAGCAGTTAGTAGTAGAGTTAGCTAAGAAAGGTTACCAGTCAGCACAGATTGGTTTGATATTGAGAGATACCTACGGAATTCCAGATGTTAAGTTAATTACTGGTAAAAAAATCAGTAAGATTATGAAAGAACACGGCTTATATCCAAAAGTTCCAGAGGATTTATTGAACTTAATGAGAAGAGCTGTCAATTTAAGAAAACACTTAGAACAGCACCCAAAAGACTTGCACTCAAAGAGAGGTTTGCAGTTAATTGAATCAAAGATTAGAAGATTAGTCAAATACTACAAGTCAAAAGGTGTGTTACCAGCAGATTGGAGATACACACCAGAAACAGCAAGATTGTTGGTCGAACAAGCATAAAGCTTTCTTCTATTTTTCTCTTTTATTTTTAAGTTTATAAAACCTCAATTAAGTGATTTTATGGAGGAGAGACTTAAAATTAAAGATTTTTATATAACGGTTGATAGATGTTTAGTTTATAAGGATTATGCAATAATAGCTGACACACATATAGGATTTGATGTCTTTTTTGGTGAAGGGGGAGCTAACTTCCCATTATTGCAGAAAGATGAGGTTATAAAGAGGACTTTGAATATAATCGATAAATATAAAATTAACAATTTAATAATCAATGGGGATATAAAGCACAACTTTAAGCCATATCCCAAGGAGATTAAGTTTTTAAAAGAGTTTATTGAGTTTTTGAGAGAATATATTAATGTTATTTTAATTAAAGGAAATCATGATACTTTTATATCATCTGCTGGCTACGAAATCTTTGATTATTTTGAACTTGGTAATTATTTAATCTTTCATGGGGATAAAGAGATAAAAATAGATAGAGATTTATTAAAAGAGAAGTTTTGGATTTTAGGGCATGAACATCCTTCAATAAAACTTAGAGATGATGTTGGTGCTATTCTAAAATTTCCTACCTATTTATTAAACAAGAACTATATTGTTTTACCCGCTTTTAACCCTTTATCTCCTGGGAATGATTTAATCAATAACTCTGCATCATCCAAAATTATAAAGAAGAGTTACTTAGAGGCAGAGGTTATAGCAATAACTGATATTGGTCTGCTAAATTTTGGGACTCTTAGAGATTTGAGAGAGTTTGCTAAAACACATTTATGACTATTCTTTTAGATAGAATGTCATATTATCCTCATTCAATATTATTCCTTTCTTCCATTTTACAAATAAGTAGTATTTATCTTTTTTGTCATCTGAAAGCTCTTTTTCAATTCTTTTAGCTATAATTCTCACAGGATTTTTCCCAATTCTCTCTTCAAAGTCCTTAAAACTTTCAAATTTTTTTGCTTCTCTCTCTTCAATAATTTTCCACATATATTTCTTTTTAATTTCTGGAAGTAATTCTAAGGTATGTAATCTTGTGGTTATTGGTGGGCATTCATTAAAGAATCTCACAAACCTATCCTCCTGTATTTTAACGGCTTCCATTACTACATATAAAAGTTCTGATTTAGCTGTTGGAGTTAGTTGTTCATATTTAATCATTCTTCTAACGTGGTCTATTTTATCTCTCTTACCTTTTCCAATATAGACTCTTTCACCTAATTCAATATCTACATTTGGTTTTGGAATCATCTCCATTAATAAAAACTGATATTCTCCAAGCCCTTGAACTATAGGTTCATCAGGTTTGTCGGGATAACCGTAAGGTAAATAATCCAAAACCCATGCGTAGTTTTCAAATTTTTGTGGCTTATTTTTTTTAGGAAATCTCATTCTTTCATCGTTTCCTTTTTTATATTGCCCTCTAACCATAAAATTTCACCCTTCATTTAAATCTACGAATATATCGGAGCAATAAACACCCTGGACTTAATTTACACCTCCGAGCGTAGCGAGGAGGTGTTAGGTTTTGATGAAACCGAAGCATTAGCTTCGGGCTATGAAAACTCGGAGAGTTTTCATTTAACTTTTTCTAAAAGTTTCATTTAAATTTACAAATTTAAAGGAGTAATAAAAAAATTAAATATATTTCCTAACGATTTCTAAGATTTCCTCAGCATTTTCTGGCAATTCTCTTTTGTAATATATTGCTCTCAAATCATCTAAATCTTCAGGTAATATATCAGCTATTTTAACTGCTGTTTTTTCATCTATTCCTAAAGATATTAACTCTTCAACCAATTTTTTTGCCTCTTCTTTATCTAATTTGGCAAACTTTTGTAAATAATCTAAAGCACATCCCTGTTCGTAAGATAACTCTCCAATTTGGGCTCTATTATACATAATTTCAGCAGCCTCTGATACTGTTACATACCTCTCTCCAAGGATTTTTTTGCCTATCATTCTCTCCCTCTTAGCTTGATACAATAAAAATATAATTTAATAATTTATTTCTGGAGTTGTATTTAAATCAAGGAAAAATAATTAAAGTGTTTAATTAATAGAGATTTTTATGAAATTAAATATTTATGCAGTAGCAGGTCTTAAATGCTGTGGGTAAGCAATGATTTGTTTGTATTTTCCTCCATCTCTTACTTTAACAATAAATGCTCTTCCCTGCTTACCAACAACAATCCCTGTTCTTCCATGAAATCTTGGGTGTGGCATTCCCTTATGGACTGATGGATCTATAACTATATGGACATACTCTCCTTCTTTAAACTCTCTCAAAGCTCTTGTTATTGGATAGAGACCTCTTTCTCTTGGGTGTTTTGATAACTTCTTTCTTGTTTTTCTTCTAAATCCTTCACTCATTTGAACCATAATTCTCACCTTTTTGAATAGGTTTTTAAATGAGGCATTAATTGCCTCTGAAAGAGGCAACTTAATGCATCTGTTTTGATCAACCTTTTTCTAAAAGGTTGTTATCGTGTATTTTCAAAACATCTAATTCCTTACAG
It encodes the following:
- a CDS encoding SufB/SufD family protein, whose product is MSIKEELMEIIEAIKYTSEKPEEIVHGKGPRIIVKESRIIDVQGDEGIILEGKEEDGKIKAKIIVKKGYKFKYPIHMCFGITEENISQIIDVEIILEEDSSISLMSHCSFPKGKGIKHIMNGIIKIGKNAKFSYNEFHYHGMDGDILVKPTVKVEIDEGGIYISNFTLTKGRIGTLDIEQEIIAKKDAIIDITTRTYAIKEDVVKVNEVVKLNGENAKCIIKSRGAAMDNSKISLKLKIEGNAPYSKGHIDCAEIVKGNAEVESIPIVVVRDDKARITHEAAIGSVDKKQLETLMAKGLDEDEATEIIVKGMIGDL
- a CDS encoding ABC transporter ATP-binding protein, yielding MLLKVEDLHVYRGNREILKGVNLTVEENEIHAIIGPNGAGKSTLAYTIMGISGYKPTKGRIIFKGVDIIDKNITERARMGMTLAWQEPARFEGIKVKNYLMLGMNEKYKKDKEIAEEKIREALKLVNLDPDKYLDRYVDETLSGGERKRIELASIICMEPDLAILDEPDSGIDIVSFDEIKRVFDYLKDKGCSLLVITHREELAEHADRVSLICAGEVIKSGDPKEVGEFYKKECGKCYKKVPDGK
- a CDS encoding 30S ribosomal protein S15, with translation MARMHARKRGRSGSKRPVRKEVPEWVQYTPEQVEQLVVELAKKGYQSAQIGLILRDTYGIPDVKLITGKKISKIMKEHGLYPKVPEDLLNLMRRAVNLRKHLEQHPKDLHSKRGLQLIESKIRRLVKYYKSKGVLPADWRYTPETARLLVEQA
- a CDS encoding metallophosphoesterase — its product is MEERLKIKDFYITVDRCLVYKDYAIIADTHIGFDVFFGEGGANFPLLQKDEVIKRTLNIIDKYKINNLIINGDIKHNFKPYPKEIKFLKEFIEFLREYINVILIKGNHDTFISSAGYEIFDYFELGNYLIFHGDKEIKIDRDLLKEKFWILGHEHPSIKLRDDVGAILKFPTYLLNKNYIVLPAFNPLSPGNDLINNSASSKIIKKSYLEAEVIAITDIGLLNFGTLRDLREFAKTHL
- a CDS encoding DUF655 domain-containing protein, with translation MVRGQYKKGNDERMRFPKKNKPQKFENYAWVLDYLPYGYPDKPDEPIVQGLGEYQFLLMEMIPKPNVDIELGERVYIGKGKRDKIDHVRRMIKYEQLTPTAKSELLYVVMEAVKIQEDRFVRFFNECPPITTRLHTLELLPEIKKKYMWKIIEEREAKKFESFKDFEERIGKNPVRIIAKRIEKELSDDKKDKYYLFVKWKKGIILNEDNMTFYLKE
- a CDS encoding RNA polymerase Rpb4 family protein, whose amino-acid sequence is MIGKKILGERYVTVSEAAEIMYNRAQIGELSYEQGCALDYLQKFAKLDKEEAKKLVEELISLGIDEKTAVKIADILPEDLDDLRAIYYKRELPENAEEILEIVRKYI
- a CDS encoding 50S ribosomal protein L21e, which codes for MVQMSEGFRRKTRKKLSKHPRERGLYPITRALREFKEGEYVHIVIDPSVHKGMPHPRFHGRTGIVVGKQGRAFIVKVRDGGKYKQIIAYPQHLRPATA